A single window of Desulfovibrio sp. DNA harbors:
- a CDS encoding SufD family Fe-S cluster assembly protein produces the protein MSNVNLSRYSFSGNENAAPIEDLASLPAEDKERLVLAGIDVNDRSVSGAFMQLNHAGVHCQTNHEGLDLMDIRTALKKFDGLPQYFWKLLDPDKDEFTRLTREHCNGGYFVRARKGAKISQPVQSCMFIKGHSSGQSIHNIVIVEEGAELHILGGCATAHDANDTAHLGITEYYVEKGGKLTFTMIHNWGTSTTVRPRSAGIVEAGGEFQNNYILLKPVADLQMYPTMKLQGQGAVARFNSVIVAPTGSYVDSGNRIELNAPDTRGEIISRTLTTGGTIINRGFIGASAAPARGHLECKGLILGGGRIHAIPELDSNQDGVELSHEAAVGKIAQEEIEYLMARGLDEDEAASTIVRGFLNVDIMGLPLPLKKAMDEQISLLETNHAM, from the coding sequence ATGAGCAATGTCAATCTTTCCCGATACAGCTTCAGCGGCAACGAAAATGCCGCCCCCATCGAAGACCTCGCCAGCCTGCCCGCTGAAGACAAGGAACGCCTTGTTCTGGCAGGCATTGACGTCAACGACCGCTCCGTCAGCGGCGCGTTCATGCAACTCAACCATGCGGGCGTCCATTGCCAGACCAATCATGAAGGTCTTGACCTTATGGACATCCGTACAGCGCTTAAAAAATTCGACGGGCTGCCCCAGTATTTCTGGAAGCTGCTTGATCCCGACAAGGACGAATTCACCCGGCTCACGCGCGAACACTGCAATGGCGGCTATTTTGTCCGTGCCCGCAAAGGGGCCAAAATCAGCCAGCCGGTGCAGTCCTGTATGTTCATCAAGGGGCACAGCTCGGGTCAGAGCATCCACAATATCGTGATTGTTGAAGAAGGCGCGGAGCTGCATATCCTTGGCGGCTGCGCCACGGCCCACGACGCCAATGACACCGCCCACCTCGGCATTACCGAATACTATGTGGAAAAAGGCGGCAAGCTCACCTTCACTATGATCCACAACTGGGGCACAAGCACCACGGTGCGCCCCCGTTCTGCGGGCATTGTGGAGGCCGGGGGCGAGTTTCAGAACAATTACATCCTGCTCAAGCCTGTGGCCGATTTGCAGATGTACCCCACCATGAAACTGCAAGGTCAGGGCGCGGTGGCCCGCTTCAACTCGGTCATCGTTGCTCCCACAGGCTCCTACGTGGACAGCGGCAACCGCATCGAACTCAACGCCCCCGACACGCGCGGCGAGATCATCTCGCGCACCCTCACAACGGGCGGCACCATCATCAACCGGGGCTTCATCGGCGCTTCCGCCGCGCCCGCCAGAGGCCACCTCGAATGCAAGGGCCTCATCCTGGGCGGGGGGCGCATCCACGCCATACCCGAGCTCGACAGCAACCAGGACGGCGTGGAACTGTCCCACGAAGCAGCCGTCGGCAAGATCGCCCAGGAAGAAATTGAGTATCTCATGGCACGCGGCCTGGATGAAGATGAAGCGGCATCCACCATCGTGCGGGGCTTTCTCAATGTGGACATCATGGGCCTGCCCCTGCCGCTGAAAAAAGCCATGGACGAGCAGATATCCCTGCTTGAAACCAACCACGCCATGTAG
- a CDS encoding ABC transporter ATP-binding protein, translating into MLEINDLHVEVKGTPVLKGIDLHIKPGETFILFGPNGSGKTTLLMTLMGVSGYEVTRGQIIFKGTDITHAPMYERARLGLGMSFQRPPTIHGLPTGKLVELCGRGRKMDILAMARKVHFDKFLERDVNAGFSGGEIKRSELLQLMAQQPDLLLFDEPESGVDLENMTLVGQTVRSLLDGTPERCCATLRQREQKRCTSGLIITHTGHILEYVNAHRGQVMYNGKLCCEAGPREILEHIAKHGYQECLRCLAGDTFGQIAEAPLK; encoded by the coding sequence ATGCTTGAAATCAATGACCTGCATGTGGAGGTCAAGGGTACTCCCGTGCTCAAGGGCATAGACCTCCACATAAAACCCGGCGAAACATTCATACTCTTTGGCCCCAACGGTTCCGGCAAAACAACCCTGCTTATGACGCTCATGGGCGTTTCAGGCTATGAAGTCACCCGGGGGCAGATTATTTTCAAGGGTACGGACATAACCCATGCCCCCATGTACGAGCGGGCGCGCCTTGGCCTTGGCATGTCCTTTCAGCGGCCGCCCACCATCCACGGGCTGCCCACGGGCAAACTGGTGGAACTGTGCGGACGCGGACGAAAGATGGATATTTTGGCCATGGCCCGCAAAGTCCACTTTGACAAATTTCTGGAGCGCGACGTCAACGCGGGGTTTTCAGGCGGCGAGATCAAACGGTCTGAGCTCCTGCAACTCATGGCCCAGCAGCCCGACCTGCTGCTTTTCGACGAGCCGGAATCGGGCGTGGACCTTGAGAACATGACCCTTGTGGGCCAGACCGTGCGCAGCCTGCTTGACGGCACGCCGGAACGATGTTGCGCCACGCTGCGGCAGCGTGAGCAAAAGCGCTGCACAAGCGGCCTTATCATTACCCACACCGGGCATATTCTGGAATACGTCAACGCGCACAGGGGTCAGGTCATGTACAATGGCAAACTGTGCTGTGAAGCCGGGCCGCGTGAAATTCTGGAGCACATTGCCAAGCACGGCTACCAGGAGTGCCTGCGCTGCCTGGCTGGCGACACGTTTGGTCAAATTGCGGAGGCTCCCCTCAAATGA